Proteins encoded within one genomic window of Mycolicibacterium aubagnense:
- a CDS encoding glycosyltransferase family 2 protein, which produces MSDSPITVILPCLNEAESLPAILAALPVGYRALVVDNNSTDGTAAVALAHGADVVAEPQAGYGAAVHAGVLAARTPTVAVLDADGSLDPRSLPRLVAALDRGADLAVGRRRAVPGLRWPWHARLGTAVVCWRLRTRYGLPVHDIAPMRVARREPLLKLGVEDRRFGYPLELLVRAAQAGWQVVESDVSYGPRTGGKSKVSGSLRGSFRAALDFLRVIS; this is translated from the coding sequence ATGTCCGATAGTCCGATCACGGTGATCCTGCCGTGTCTGAACGAGGCCGAGTCGCTGCCCGCGATTCTGGCGGCATTGCCGGTCGGATACCGGGCGTTGGTGGTCGATAACAACAGCACCGATGGAACCGCCGCCGTCGCGCTGGCCCACGGTGCGGACGTGGTGGCCGAACCGCAGGCCGGATACGGGGCCGCGGTGCACGCCGGCGTGCTGGCAGCGCGGACCCCGACGGTTGCGGTGCTCGACGCCGACGGGTCATTGGATCCGCGATCGTTGCCGCGCCTGGTCGCGGCGCTGGATCGGGGTGCTGATCTGGCCGTCGGACGGCGCCGCGCGGTGCCCGGTTTGCGCTGGCCCTGGCACGCCAGACTTGGCACCGCGGTGGTGTGCTGGCGATTGCGTACCCGGTACGGACTACCGGTGCACGACATCGCGCCCATGCGGGTGGCGCGGCGCGAGCCCTTGCTGAAACTCGGTGTCGAAGACCGTCGGTTCGGCTATCCCCTGGAACTGCTGGTGCGTGCTGCTCAGGCCGGCTGGCAGGTGGTCGAAAGTGATGTTAGCTACGGCCCGCGCACCGGCGGCAAATCGAAGGTGAGCGGTTCGCTGCGCGGTAGTTTCCGTGCCGCACTGGACTTCTTGCGGGTGATCTCATGA
- a CDS encoding DUF4245 domain-containing protein, with protein sequence MTSSSPEPGGPPAPAADGRPAAEPKVVAEGQSVPVPRPAKDRLLQDGRDMFWSIAPLVVACIALAGMLGMCSFAPQGPGKGPAPQYDAPAALKADAAALHIPIRVPVLPDGWHANSGSRGSIDGGRTDPVTKQPARAVTSKVGYLTAAGMYVALIQSNADEPKLVSSIHSGMYPTGAQDLGGVHWVVYEGAGEDQQGTEPIWTAKLNGPTGPAQVAVSGSASAVDYRTLAEATQKATPLP encoded by the coding sequence GTGACGTCATCATCCCCGGAGCCTGGGGGTCCGCCCGCCCCAGCAGCTGATGGGCGGCCGGCCGCCGAACCCAAGGTGGTTGCCGAGGGCCAGTCGGTGCCGGTGCCGCGCCCGGCCAAGGACCGGCTGCTGCAGGACGGCCGCGACATGTTCTGGTCCATCGCGCCGCTGGTCGTGGCGTGCATCGCCCTGGCTGGGATGCTCGGGATGTGCTCGTTCGCGCCGCAGGGGCCGGGTAAGGGCCCGGCGCCGCAGTACGACGCGCCGGCCGCGCTCAAGGCCGACGCGGCGGCGCTGCACATCCCGATCCGGGTGCCGGTACTCCCGGACGGGTGGCATGCCAATTCGGGATCGCGGGGCAGCATCGACGGCGGCCGTACCGACCCCGTCACCAAGCAGCCCGCGCGGGCGGTGACGTCCAAGGTGGGCTATCTCACGGCCGCAGGCATGTATGTGGCGCTGATCCAGAGCAACGCCGACGAGCCGAAGCTGGTGTCCTCGATCCACAGCGGCATGTACCCGACCGGGGCGCAGGACCTGGGTGGCGTGCACTGGGTGGTCTACGAGGGTGCGGGCGAGGACCAGCAGGGGACCGAGCCGATCTGGACCGCCAAGCTCAACGGTCCGACCGGGCCGGCGCAGGTGGCTGTCAGTGGGTCGGCGAGTGCGGTGGACTACCGGACCCTGGCAGAGGCGACGCAGAAGGCGACGCCGCTGCCTTAG
- a CDS encoding response regulator transcription factor, with the protein MTRVLIADDDPVVRDVVRRYLERDGHDVSIARDGNEALALLDSEKVDMAVLDVMMPGPDGLTLCRSMRRGDGYGMPVILLTALGEEDDRIAGLEAGADDYLTKPFSPRELALRVRSVLRRAPVRNAAGPLEITTGGLQVSTAAHSVTVHGVAISLTNREFDLLVFLLTHPDTVYSRDQLLKLVWQWDFGDLSTVTVHIKRLRAKLGDAHRVQTVWGRGYLWGGDHAVD; encoded by the coding sequence GTGACGAGGGTTTTGATCGCTGATGACGACCCCGTCGTGCGCGATGTGGTCCGCCGGTATCTGGAGCGCGACGGACACGACGTCTCCATCGCCCGCGATGGCAATGAGGCGCTGGCACTGCTGGATTCGGAGAAAGTCGACATGGCGGTGCTGGACGTGATGATGCCCGGACCGGATGGTCTGACGCTGTGCCGCAGCATGCGCCGCGGCGACGGCTACGGAATGCCGGTGATCCTGCTGACCGCACTCGGCGAGGAGGATGACCGGATCGCCGGCCTGGAGGCAGGTGCCGACGACTACCTCACCAAGCCGTTCAGTCCGCGCGAGCTCGCGTTGCGGGTGCGCTCGGTACTCCGTCGCGCGCCGGTTCGGAATGCCGCAGGTCCTCTGGAGATCACCACCGGCGGACTGCAGGTGTCGACGGCGGCACATTCGGTGACGGTCCACGGGGTCGCGATCAGCCTGACCAACCGGGAGTTCGATCTCCTGGTGTTCCTGCTCACCCACCCCGACACCGTCTACTCCCGTGACCAACTGCTGAAACTGGTGTGGCAGTGGGATTTCGGCGACCTGTCGACCGTGACCGTGCACATCAAACGGCTGCGCGCCAAACTCGGAGACGCCCACCGGGTACAGACGGTGTGGGGCCGCGGTTACCTGTGGGGAGGCGACCATGCTGTCGACTGA
- a CDS encoding methyltransferase domain-containing protein, whose product MFGNLYERALVGERCWIRHADGSKHRLPVHNWLGGRRADRRFDRAVLALCHGPTIDLGCGPGRLVADLVRRGVPALGVDQSATAVELARRSGAPALRRDVFDSLPGIGRWQTVLLADGNVGLGGDPVRVLRRAADLLRRGGVCVAEFESAPSGVNSQWVRLESSRTVGPWFRWATVGVDSAAGIAGAAGLSVIDVHPVGDRMLASLALR is encoded by the coding sequence GTGTTCGGAAACCTCTATGAGCGGGCGCTGGTCGGGGAGCGGTGCTGGATTCGGCACGCCGATGGCAGCAAGCACCGACTGCCGGTGCACAACTGGCTCGGCGGTCGTCGCGCCGACCGGCGGTTCGATCGGGCGGTGTTGGCTCTGTGCCACGGGCCGACCATCGATCTCGGTTGTGGCCCGGGCCGATTGGTCGCTGATCTGGTCCGGCGCGGTGTGCCGGCACTGGGGGTGGACCAGTCGGCCACCGCGGTCGAACTCGCGCGACGCAGCGGTGCGCCGGCGCTGCGCCGCGATGTGTTCGACTCGCTGCCCGGTATCGGTCGCTGGCAGACGGTACTGCTGGCCGACGGCAACGTCGGCCTCGGCGGCGACCCCGTCCGAGTCCTGCGCCGCGCGGCCGACCTGCTCCGGCGCGGCGGCGTGTGCGTCGCCGAATTCGAATCGGCCCCAAGCGGAGTGAACTCCCAGTGGGTGCGGCTGGAATCGTCGCGGACGGTGGGCCCGTGGTTCCGGTGGGCGACGGTCGGGGTGGACAGCGCGGCCGGTATCGCCGGTGCCGCGGGGCTGTCGGTCATCGATGTGCATCCGGTCGGGGACCGGATGCTCGCGAGTCTGGCCCTGCGATGA
- a CDS encoding sensor histidine kinase yields the protein MLSTDLWEIIGWALACSVPVVVAGAVVIHVARSWSLAVSTVALVLIPTLATFTGVLGASGFMITETFERIAVVLVIVAVVTIPAAVMLARYQARRTVWEQEIRASERAAEQSRRRLVAFVSHDLRTPLAGIRAVSEAISDGVVDSDEVRAHAKHIEQESIRLSEMVDDLFEMSKINAGAVQPAHDTVALDEVVDDVLAAHRIAAERAGVQLAAQLPTEPVRVIGSDRALVRVLSNLVANAIAHTPEGGRVELTLGRDAEGAWARVDDTGVGIDEADLARVFDVAYRGSNGRVPRADSSLPSGSGLGLAIAAGLVQAHRGTLSARNLDTGARFEVRLPLAES from the coding sequence ATGCTGTCGACTGATCTGTGGGAGATCATCGGCTGGGCACTGGCCTGTTCGGTGCCGGTGGTGGTCGCCGGCGCCGTGGTCATCCACGTCGCCCGCTCCTGGTCGCTGGCGGTGAGCACGGTGGCACTGGTATTGATACCCACTCTCGCGACCTTCACGGGTGTACTGGGCGCCAGCGGTTTCATGATCACCGAGACGTTCGAGCGCATCGCTGTGGTGTTGGTGATCGTCGCGGTCGTGACCATTCCGGCGGCCGTCATGCTGGCCCGCTACCAGGCCCGTCGCACGGTGTGGGAGCAGGAGATTCGCGCATCCGAACGCGCCGCCGAGCAGTCCCGGCGCCGACTGGTGGCTTTCGTGAGCCATGACCTGCGGACGCCGCTGGCAGGCATCCGCGCGGTGTCCGAAGCCATCTCTGATGGCGTCGTCGACAGCGACGAGGTGCGCGCACACGCCAAACATATTGAGCAGGAGTCGATTCGGTTGTCCGAGATGGTCGACGACCTGTTCGAGATGTCGAAGATCAATGCCGGGGCGGTGCAGCCGGCACACGATACCGTCGCGCTCGACGAAGTGGTCGATGACGTGTTGGCAGCGCATCGGATCGCCGCGGAGCGCGCCGGAGTGCAGCTGGCGGCCCAGCTGCCGACCGAACCCGTCCGGGTGATCGGGAGCGACCGGGCCCTGGTGCGGGTGCTATCCAATCTGGTGGCCAACGCCATCGCCCATACCCCGGAGGGCGGCCGTGTCGAGCTGACACTGGGTCGCGACGCAGAGGGCGCCTGGGCCCGCGTCGATGACACCGGCGTCGGGATCGACGAGGCGGATCTGGCCAGGGTGTTCGACGTCGCCTACCGCGGCTCCAACGGTCGCGTGCCGCGCGCTGATTCGTCACTGCCGAGCGGCTCGGGCCTGGGTCTGGCCATCGCCGCGGGACTCGTGCAAGCCCATCGCGGCACCCTGTCGGCCCGCAACCTCGACACCGGCGCCCGCTTCGAGGTGCGGCTGCCACTCGCAGAGTCGTAA
- a CDS encoding SDR family NAD(P)-dependent oxidoreductase, which yields MSTQRSALIVGGASGIGWASAQGLAAQGYRVVIADRNAELAEARATELGAPHTAVVVEVTDEASVAAAFEQAGALDAVVSCAGFSTFGLIVDMPVADFRAVVDCCLTGSFIVAKYAGQRLREGGSLVCISSLNGRQPAIGMSAYSAAKAGLSMLTQVAALELGPKGIRVNAVAPGFVHTPLTEGAALIPGVVDEYVENTALGRAGTPADIANAVLFLCSEQSSWMTGEVLDLNGGAHLKRYPDIMSHLLKLASG from the coding sequence GTGAGCACACAGCGCAGCGCCCTCATCGTCGGTGGAGCATCCGGTATCGGCTGGGCTTCCGCCCAGGGGCTGGCCGCGCAGGGATACCGCGTCGTCATCGCCGACCGGAACGCCGAACTCGCCGAGGCCCGCGCCACCGAACTCGGCGCACCGCATACCGCGGTCGTCGTCGAAGTGACCGACGAAGCGTCCGTCGCCGCCGCATTCGAGCAGGCCGGCGCACTCGACGCCGTGGTCAGCTGCGCCGGGTTCTCGACCTTCGGACTCATCGTGGACATGCCGGTCGCCGATTTCCGCGCCGTCGTCGACTGCTGTCTGACGGGGTCGTTCATCGTCGCCAAGTACGCCGGCCAACGGCTGCGCGAGGGCGGGTCCCTGGTGTGCATCTCGTCGCTCAACGGCCGCCAGCCGGCCATCGGCATGAGCGCCTACAGCGCCGCCAAGGCCGGCCTGTCGATGCTCACCCAAGTGGCCGCACTGGAGTTGGGCCCCAAGGGAATTCGCGTCAACGCCGTGGCCCCCGGCTTCGTGCACACCCCGCTGACCGAGGGCGCGGCGCTGATCCCCGGCGTCGTCGACGAGTACGTGGAGAACACCGCGCTGGGCCGCGCCGGCACCCCCGCGGACATCGCGAACGCCGTGCTGTTCCTGTGCTCGGAGCAGTCCTCATGGATGACGGGCGAGGTGCTCGACCTCAACGGCGGCGCGCACCTGAAGCGCTATCCCGACATCATGAGCCACCTTCTCAAGCTCGCGTCGGGGTAG
- a CDS encoding class II fumarate hydratase, with translation MSDNAVEVEYRIEHDTMGEVRVPINALWRAQTQRAVENFPISFRGLERTQIRALGLLKGACAQVNKDLGLLAPEKADAIIAAAGEIADGLHDDQFPIDVFQTGSGTSSNMNANEVIASICAAATPPVDVHPNDHVNMSQSSNDTFPTATHIAATEAAVRHLIPALEVLHESLANKARAWRTVVKSGRTHLMDAVPVTLGQEFGGYARQIEAGIERVKATLPRLGELAIGGTAVGTGLNAPDGFGAKVVEVLVSQTGIAELRTAADSFEAQAARDGLVEASGALKTIAVSLTKIANDVRWMGSGPLTGLGEIQLPDLQPGSSIMPGKVNPVLPEAVTQVAAQVIGNDAAVTVGGLSGAFELNVYIPMMARNVLESFTLLSNVSRLFASKCIDGLVANEDHLRTLAESSPSIVTPLNSAIGYEEAAKVAKEALKEKKTIRQTVIDRGLIGENLSLAELDKRLDVLAMAKVVDERLRGES, from the coding sequence ATGTCCGACAACGCTGTCGAAGTGGAGTACCGGATCGAGCACGACACCATGGGCGAAGTCCGGGTGCCGATCAACGCCCTGTGGCGCGCGCAGACGCAACGGGCGGTGGAGAACTTCCCGATCTCGTTCCGCGGCCTCGAGCGCACCCAGATCCGCGCCCTGGGCCTGCTCAAGGGCGCCTGCGCCCAGGTCAACAAGGACCTGGGCCTGCTGGCCCCCGAGAAGGCCGACGCGATCATCGCCGCTGCCGGTGAGATCGCCGACGGCCTGCACGACGACCAGTTCCCCATCGACGTGTTCCAGACCGGCTCGGGCACCAGCTCGAACATGAACGCCAACGAGGTCATCGCGTCGATATGCGCAGCGGCGACCCCTCCCGTTGATGTCCACCCCAACGACCACGTCAACATGTCGCAGAGCTCCAACGACACCTTCCCCACCGCCACGCACATCGCGGCGACCGAAGCTGCTGTGCGCCACCTGATTCCGGCGCTCGAGGTGCTGCACGAGTCGCTGGCCAACAAGGCCCGCGCGTGGCGCACCGTCGTCAAGTCCGGCCGTACCCACCTCATGGACGCGGTGCCCGTCACCCTGGGCCAGGAGTTCGGTGGCTACGCCCGCCAGATCGAGGCCGGCATCGAGCGGGTGAAGGCGACGCTGCCCCGCCTCGGTGAGCTGGCCATCGGCGGCACCGCTGTCGGCACCGGCCTGAACGCCCCTGACGGCTTCGGCGCCAAGGTCGTCGAGGTGCTGGTGAGCCAGACCGGCATCGCCGAACTGCGCACCGCCGCAGACTCTTTCGAGGCCCAGGCCGCGCGCGACGGACTCGTCGAGGCGTCTGGCGCGCTGAAGACCATCGCGGTGTCGCTGACCAAGATCGCCAATGACGTGCGCTGGATGGGCTCGGGCCCACTGACCGGTCTCGGCGAAATCCAGCTGCCGGACCTGCAGCCGGGTAGCTCGATCATGCCGGGCAAGGTGAATCCTGTTCTGCCCGAAGCGGTTACCCAGGTCGCCGCACAGGTCATCGGCAACGACGCGGCCGTCACCGTCGGCGGCCTGTCCGGTGCCTTCGAGCTGAACGTGTACATCCCGATGATGGCCCGCAACGTGCTGGAGTCCTTCACTCTGCTGTCCAACGTGTCGCGACTCTTCGCGTCCAAGTGCATCGACGGCCTGGTCGCCAACGAGGACCACCTGCGCACGCTGGCGGAGTCGTCGCCGTCGATCGTGACGCCGCTGAACTCGGCCATCGGCTACGAGGAGGCCGCCAAGGTCGCCAAGGAAGCCCTCAAGGAGAAGAAGACCATCCGGCAGACGGTCATCGACCGCGGCCTGATCGGCGAGAACCTCTCCCTGGCGGAGCTGGACAAGCGCCTCGACGTGCTCGCCATGGCGAAGGTCGTCGATGAGCGCTTGCGCGGAGAGAGTTAA
- a CDS encoding TIGR04282 family arsenosugar biosynthesis glycosyltransferase yields MTVPVTVLVVAKAPVPGLAKTRLAAALGAAGAADVAAAALLDTLDAVAAAPVAARVVALTGDVDATRSAAEIRERLADFTVIPQRGNDFGERLANAHHDAGEAGYPVVQIGMDTPQVTATLLADCARRLLHTDAVLGPAPDGGWWLLGLRDVGCADCLRTVPMSRSDTGARTLRALADCGLAVELVAELPDVDVLDDIAAVRACCRQDSRFRVVTSAIGV; encoded by the coding sequence ATGACGGTCCCGGTGACGGTGCTGGTGGTGGCCAAGGCGCCGGTGCCCGGTCTGGCCAAGACGAGGCTGGCGGCCGCCCTGGGTGCGGCGGGGGCGGCCGACGTTGCTGCCGCGGCACTCCTGGACACGCTGGACGCGGTGGCCGCCGCACCGGTGGCCGCGCGGGTCGTGGCCCTCACCGGTGACGTCGACGCGACGCGGTCCGCGGCCGAGATTCGGGAACGGCTGGCCGATTTCACGGTTATTCCCCAGCGCGGCAATGACTTTGGTGAGCGTTTGGCCAATGCGCACCACGATGCGGGCGAGGCCGGCTACCCGGTGGTGCAGATCGGCATGGACACACCCCAGGTCACTGCGACTCTCCTCGCCGACTGTGCCCGCCGCCTGTTGCACACCGACGCGGTGCTGGGGCCGGCGCCGGATGGCGGCTGGTGGCTACTCGGATTGCGCGACGTCGGCTGCGCCGACTGTCTGCGCACGGTTCCGATGTCGCGATCCGACACCGGTGCCCGGACCCTGCGCGCGCTGGCGGACTGCGGCCTGGCGGTGGAACTGGTGGCTGAACTGCCCGATGTCGACGTGCTCGACGACATCGCTGCCGTGCGGGCGTGCTGTCGGCAGGACAGCCGGTTCCGGGTTGTGACTTCGGCGATCGGGGTGTGA
- a CDS encoding molybdopterin-dependent oxidoreductase codes for MSLSGLRGTAVTARVGVMLGIAVTVCFLTGLISHLIQHPQPWFFWPAHPVWLYRVTQGLHVCSGIAAIPLTVVKLWSVWPKLFERPIIGGVTRQLERLSILVLVGAILFELSTGLLNIAQWYVFRFFFTTAHYAVAYLAAGAVLVHIAVKLPTIRRALGEPLDGVAAGGAVGPTRRTVLLGTGLAVAVATLATAGQTVPWLRQISALAPRSGKGPQGIPVNRSAVAAGVLQAAASPQYRLTVTNGATSRSFSVSDLRALPQRTFHLPIACVEGWSADAEWTGVVLADLIAMVGGSPHADVRMVSLEPPGPYSRTVLPARHARDGQTLIALELNGETLHPDHGYPCRLIAPSRPGVLQTKWLSRIEVMQ; via the coding sequence ATGAGCCTCTCGGGACTGCGTGGCACGGCGGTAACCGCACGGGTCGGCGTGATGCTCGGGATCGCCGTCACCGTGTGCTTCCTGACCGGTCTGATCAGTCACCTGATCCAGCATCCGCAACCCTGGTTCTTCTGGCCGGCGCACCCGGTGTGGCTGTACCGGGTGACCCAGGGTCTTCATGTGTGCTCGGGAATCGCGGCTATTCCATTGACCGTCGTGAAGCTGTGGTCGGTGTGGCCCAAGCTGTTTGAACGCCCGATCATCGGCGGCGTCACCCGGCAGTTGGAGCGACTCTCGATCCTGGTGCTGGTGGGCGCGATACTGTTCGAGCTGTCGACCGGTCTGCTCAATATCGCGCAGTGGTACGTGTTCCGATTCTTCTTCACCACCGCGCATTACGCGGTGGCCTACCTGGCAGCGGGCGCGGTGTTGGTGCATATCGCCGTCAAGCTGCCGACGATTCGGCGGGCTCTCGGGGAGCCGCTGGACGGGGTGGCCGCCGGCGGGGCGGTCGGCCCGACCCGGCGCACGGTACTGCTCGGAACAGGGTTGGCGGTCGCGGTGGCGACCCTGGCCACGGCAGGTCAGACGGTGCCGTGGCTGCGTCAGATATCGGCGCTGGCCCCGCGCTCGGGCAAAGGGCCGCAAGGTATTCCGGTGAACCGGTCGGCCGTCGCGGCGGGTGTGCTGCAGGCTGCGGCGTCGCCTCAGTACCGCTTGACGGTGACGAATGGCGCCACGAGCCGGTCATTTTCGGTGTCCGATCTGCGGGCCCTGCCGCAGCGGACGTTCCACCTGCCGATCGCCTGCGTCGAGGGGTGGAGCGCGGATGCGGAATGGACCGGGGTGGTGCTCGCGGACCTGATTGCGATGGTCGGCGGATCGCCACACGCCGACGTCCGGATGGTCTCGCTCGAGCCGCCCGGACCGTATTCGCGCACCGTGCTACCTGCCCGGCATGCCCGCGATGGCCAGACGCTGATCGCGCTCGAACTCAACGGTGAGACGCTGCATCCAGATCACGGCTATCCGTGCCGGCTCATCGCGCCGTCGAGACCCGGTGTGCTGCAGACCAAGTGGTTGTCCCGGATCGAGGTGATGCAATGA
- a CDS encoding AI-2E family transporter, with protein MDTEFTVTQKRALAVATALAVGFGAYFLRGQFILVVIAGVVAYLFTPLFRRLSRRLRTGLSAVLTVLAALVMVIVPIGAAIAIGVAQITNMVRNVSDWVSRTDMGALGTRSIQAVNDLLAQTPFLHDVTLTRESLQKWIITFAQRAGEWGLNVLQDAAGGLFGALAGAVIFLYVFISLLVNGDEVILLIRRLNPLGEEVTDLYLAKMGAMVRGTVLGQFVIALAQGVAGAISIYIAGFHDGFFIFAILLSALSVIPLGGGIVSIPFGIGMALFGNVGGGLFVIAFHILVVTNIDNVLRPILVPRAARLDSALMLLSVFSGIAMFGFLGLVIGPVLMIVVVTTISVYLAVYKGVPLSEPEPDGPRAPGRLTRLITAIRARRTPPAKAAASPSASPLPGSGSPPHSPTH; from the coding sequence ATGGACACCGAGTTCACGGTCACCCAGAAGCGGGCACTTGCCGTCGCGACGGCGCTCGCGGTCGGATTCGGCGCATATTTCCTGCGCGGCCAGTTCATCCTGGTCGTGATCGCCGGAGTGGTGGCGTACCTGTTCACCCCGTTGTTCCGCCGGCTCTCCAGGCGGCTGCGCACCGGCCTGTCCGCCGTCCTGACCGTGCTGGCCGCACTGGTCATGGTGATCGTGCCGATCGGGGCAGCCATCGCCATCGGCGTCGCCCAGATCACCAACATGGTCCGCAACGTGTCGGACTGGGTGAGCCGTACCGACATGGGCGCGCTCGGCACCCGCTCGATACAGGCCGTCAACGACCTACTGGCACAAACCCCGTTCCTGCACGACGTGACGCTGACTCGGGAGTCGCTCCAGAAATGGATCATCACGTTCGCACAGCGCGCCGGCGAATGGGGCCTGAACGTGCTGCAGGACGCCGCGGGCGGACTGTTCGGCGCACTGGCCGGCGCGGTGATCTTCCTGTACGTGTTCATCTCGCTGTTGGTCAACGGCGACGAAGTGATCCTGCTGATCCGCCGGCTCAATCCGCTCGGCGAGGAGGTCACCGACCTCTACCTGGCCAAGATGGGCGCCATGGTGCGCGGGACGGTCCTCGGCCAGTTCGTCATCGCACTGGCCCAGGGTGTGGCAGGCGCAATCTCGATCTACATCGCCGGATTCCACGACGGTTTCTTCATCTTCGCGATCCTGCTGAGCGCGCTGTCGGTGATCCCGCTCGGCGGCGGCATCGTCAGCATCCCGTTCGGGATCGGCATGGCGCTGTTCGGCAATGTCGGCGGCGGCCTGTTCGTCATCGCGTTCCACATCCTGGTGGTCACCAACATCGACAATGTGCTCCGGCCGATCCTGGTGCCCCGGGCGGCCCGGTTGGACTCCGCACTGATGTTGCTTTCGGTGTTCTCCGGGATCGCGATGTTCGGTTTCCTGGGCCTGGTGATCGGCCCGGTGCTGATGATCGTCGTCGTCACCACGATCAGCGTGTATCTCGCCGTGTACAAGGGCGTTCCGCTGAGCGAACCGGAACCGGACGGACCGCGCGCCCCGGGGCGCCTCACCCGGCTGATCACCGCGATCCGGGCCCGCCGAACACCGCCCGCTAAGGCAGCGGCGTCGCCTTCTGCGTCGCCTCTGCCAGGGTCCGGTAGTCCACCGCACTCGCCGACCCACTGA
- the glpX gene encoding class II fructose-bisphosphatase yields the protein MTPSRREAPDRNLALELVRVTEAGAMAAGRWVGRGDKEGGDGAAVDAMRELVNSVSMRGVVVIGEGEKDHAPMLYNGEDVGNGDGPDCDFAVDPVDGTTLMSKGMPNAISVLAVSERGTMFDPSAVFYMNKIAAGPDAADVIDITVPIGENIRRVARKLNESVADVTVCILDRPRHAQLISEVREAGARIRLISDGDVAGAISACRPESGTDILAGIGGTPEGIIAAAAIRCMGGAIQAVLAPTDDDERQQALDRGYDLDRVLTTEDLVAGDNVFFCATGVTDGDLLNGVRYFAGGCTTQSIVMRSKSGTVRMIEAYHRLSKLNEYSSVDFTGDLSAAHPLP from the coding sequence ATGACGCCTTCGCGCCGGGAAGCCCCAGACCGCAACCTCGCACTTGAACTCGTACGGGTCACCGAAGCCGGGGCCATGGCCGCCGGCCGCTGGGTCGGCCGCGGCGACAAGGAGGGCGGCGACGGCGCCGCCGTCGACGCCATGCGTGAGCTCGTCAATTCGGTCTCGATGCGCGGCGTCGTGGTCATCGGCGAGGGCGAGAAGGACCACGCCCCGATGCTCTACAACGGCGAAGATGTCGGCAACGGCGACGGCCCGGACTGCGACTTCGCCGTCGACCCCGTCGACGGCACCACCCTGATGAGCAAAGGCATGCCCAACGCCATCTCGGTGCTGGCGGTCTCCGAGCGCGGCACCATGTTCGACCCGTCGGCCGTCTTCTACATGAACAAGATCGCCGCGGGCCCCGACGCCGCCGACGTCATCGACATCACGGTCCCCATCGGCGAGAACATCCGCCGCGTCGCCAGGAAGCTCAACGAATCGGTCGCCGACGTCACGGTGTGCATCCTGGACCGGCCCCGCCACGCCCAGCTGATCAGCGAGGTCCGCGAGGCCGGTGCCCGCATCCGGCTGATCTCCGACGGCGACGTCGCAGGCGCCATCTCCGCCTGTCGTCCCGAGTCCGGGACCGACATCCTGGCCGGTATCGGCGGCACGCCCGAGGGCATCATCGCCGCGGCCGCCATCCGCTGCATGGGCGGCGCCATCCAGGCCGTCCTCGCCCCCACCGACGACGACGAGCGCCAGCAGGCGCTGGACCGCGGCTACGACCTGGACCGCGTGCTGACCACCGAAGACCTGGTCGCCGGCGACAACGTGTTCTTCTGCGCCACCGGCGTCACCGACGGCGACCTGCTCAACGGTGTGCGGTACTTCGCCGGCGGTTGCACCACCCAGTCGATCGTCATGCGTTCGAAGTCCGGCACCGTCCGGATGATCGAGGCCTACCACCGGCTGTCCAAGCTCAACGAGTACTCCTCGGTGGACTTCACCGGAGACCTCTCCGCCGCACACCCCCTGCCGTAA